A region of Epinephelus fuscoguttatus linkage group LG1, E.fuscoguttatus.final_Chr_v1 DNA encodes the following proteins:
- the rabif gene encoding guanine nucleotide exchange factor MSS4, with the protein MDNSQQSKDSTDRSDLVSEDGKNSKSVVCQRCGSKVLCPGMAVMAEKELFLPSMRKKSGLSNTEGSVDGDTLTAHWFVEDMFTFENVGFTKDVGRIKYLICADCEIGPIGWHCLDDKTSFYVALERVNHA; encoded by the exons ATGGACAACAGTCAGCAGTCCAAAGACAGCACGGACCGGTCCGACCTGGTGTCTGAGGACGGGAAGAACAGCAAGTCTGTCGTGTGTCAGCGCTGCGGATCCAAGGTGCTGTGCCCGGGGATGGCTGTGATGGCAGAGAAAGAG CTGTTCCTACCATCCATGCGGAAAAAGAGCGGCCTCAGCAATACAGAGGGCTCAGTGGACGGGGACACTCTGACcgcccactggtttgtggaggaCATGTTCACTTTTGAGAATGTGGGCTTCACTAAGGACGTGGGGAGAATCAAGTATCTTATCTGTGCAGATTGTGAGATTGGACCAATCGGCTGGCACTGTTTGGATGACAAGACGAGTTTCTACGTCGCTTTGGAAAGGGTGAATCATGCATAG